In Pseudomonas fluorescens, the following are encoded in one genomic region:
- a CDS encoding RseA family anti-sigma factor, producing MSREALQESLSAVMDNEADELELRRVLNACDDVETRETWARYQIARAVMHKDLLLPRLDIAAAVSAALADEAVPAKASRGPWRSLGRLAVAASVTLAVLAGVRLYNQDEIAGVELAQQSSQPALAAPQVKGPAVLAGYNESSDATGPMANGVLQGQPGWHDQRLPGYLRQHAQQAALKGTESALPYARAASLENR from the coding sequence ATGAGTCGTGAAGCCCTGCAGGAATCGCTGTCCGCAGTGATGGATAACGAAGCGGACGAATTGGAATTGCGTCGGGTATTGAATGCCTGTGACGATGTTGAAACCCGTGAAACCTGGGCTCGTTATCAGATCGCTCGGGCAGTGATGCACAAGGATCTGCTGCTTCCACGCCTGGACATCGCCGCGGCTGTTTCTGCTGCCCTGGCTGACGAAGCCGTACCGGCAAAAGCCTCCCGTGGTCCATGGCGCAGCCTGGGTCGTCTGGCGGTCGCAGCTTCCGTGACCCTGGCGGTGCTGGCCGGTGTGCGTCTGTACAACCAGGATGAGATCGCCGGTGTCGAACTGGCCCAGCAATCCAGTCAACCCGCGCTGGCCGCTCCTCAAGTAAAAGGCCCAGCCGTTTTGGCAGGCTACAATGAGAGTTCGGATGCTACCGGCCCAATGGCCAACGGCGTATTGCAAGGTCAACCAGGCTGGCATGATCAGCGTCTGCCAGGTTACTTGCGCCAACACGCACAACAGGCTGCACTGAAAGGCACTGAGAGCGCTCTGCCTTACGCTCGTGCCGCAAGCCTGGAAAACCGTTAA
- a CDS encoding protein YgfX — protein sequence MSSPSNGFECRWHASRQLLAAYLLAQLFALGSLSLLSIPVWASALGVVLCVAHGVWLLPRQILLTHPQAFCGLRRDADGWQLWSRARGWQPVQLRPDSLALPLVVVLRFRLRGERRVRAICVPRDAQAADVHRRLRVRLKFSRRRWVAPE from the coding sequence GTGTCCAGCCCAAGTAATGGGTTCGAATGCCGCTGGCATGCCTCACGGCAGTTGCTGGCGGCGTATCTTCTGGCCCAGCTGTTCGCGTTGGGTTCGTTGTCTTTACTGTCAATTCCGGTCTGGGCCAGCGCGCTCGGCGTCGTGCTGTGCGTGGCTCACGGAGTCTGGCTGTTGCCCCGGCAAATCCTGCTGACCCACCCGCAGGCCTTTTGCGGCTTGCGGCGCGATGCCGATGGCTGGCAGTTGTGGAGTCGGGCCAGGGGTTGGCAGCCCGTGCAATTGAGGCCGGACAGCCTGGCGCTGCCGTTGGTGGTGGTACTGCGTTTCCGACTACGTGGTGAGCGCCGGGTCCGGGCCATTTGCGTACCCCGGGACGCGCAGGCGGCGGATGTGCACCGACGCCTGCGGGTCCGGCTCAAATTCAGCCGACGTAGGTGGGTGGCACCAGAATAG
- a CDS encoding DegQ family serine endoprotease: MSIPRLKSYLSIIATVLVLGQAVTAQAVELPDFTQLVEQASPAVVNISTTQKLPDRKVSQQMPDLEGLPPMLREFFERGMPPQSRSPRDRQREATSLGSGFIISSDGYILTNNHVIADADEILVRLADRSEMKAKLIGTDPRSDVALLKIEGKDLPVLKLGKSQDLKAGQWVVAIGSPFGFDHTVTQGIVSAVGRSLPNENYVPFIQTDVPINPGNSGGPLFNLNGEVVGINSQIYTRSGGFMGVSFAIPIDVAMDVSNQLKSGGKVSRGWLGVVIQEVSKDLAESFGLEKPAGALVAQIQDDGPAAKGGLQVGDVILSMNGQPIVMSADLPHLVGALKAGTKADLEVIRDGKRKNVELTVGAIPEEGKELDALPKSSIERSSNRLGVSVVELTDEQKKTYDLKGGVLIKEVQDGPAAMIGLQPGDVITHLNNQAIGSTKEFADIAKALPKNRSVSMRVLRQGRASFITFKLAE, translated from the coding sequence ATGTCGATACCTCGCTTGAAGTCCTACCTTTCCATTATTGCCACCGTGCTGGTGCTCGGTCAGGCGGTCACCGCCCAAGCGGTCGAGTTGCCTGACTTTACGCAACTGGTCGAACAGGCCTCGCCTGCGGTCGTGAACATCAGTACCACGCAAAAGCTGCCGGATCGCAAAGTCAGCCAGCAAATGCCCGACCTCGAAGGCTTGCCGCCGATGCTGCGCGAATTCTTCGAACGGGGCATGCCGCCACAATCGCGCTCACCTCGTGACCGTCAGCGCGAGGCAACCTCCCTGGGCTCAGGTTTCATCATCTCTTCCGATGGCTATATCCTGACCAACAACCACGTGATCGCCGATGCTGACGAAATCCTCGTCCGTCTGGCTGATCGCAGCGAAATGAAAGCCAAGCTGATTGGTACCGATCCACGTTCCGACGTGGCGCTGCTGAAAATCGAAGGCAAGGATCTGCCCGTGCTCAAGCTCGGTAAATCCCAGGACCTGAAGGCCGGCCAATGGGTTGTCGCGATCGGTTCGCCATTCGGCTTTGACCACACAGTGACCCAAGGCATCGTCAGCGCCGTCGGTCGCAGTCTGCCGAACGAAAACTATGTGCCGTTCATCCAGACCGACGTGCCGATCAACCCGGGTAACTCGGGCGGCCCGCTGTTCAACCTGAACGGAGAGGTGGTTGGGATCAACTCGCAGATCTATACCCGCTCCGGTGGCTTCATGGGCGTGTCGTTTGCAATCCCGATCGACGTGGCCATGGATGTTTCCAATCAGCTGAAATCCGGTGGCAAGGTCAGCCGTGGCTGGCTGGGCGTCGTGATTCAGGAAGTGAGCAAGGACCTGGCCGAGTCGTTCGGTCTGGAGAAACCGGCCGGTGCGCTGGTTGCCCAAATCCAGGATGATGGTCCGGCTGCCAAGGGTGGTCTGCAAGTGGGCGACGTGATCCTGAGCATGAACGGTCAGCCAATCGTTATGTCGGCCGACCTGCCGCACCTCGTTGGCGCGTTGAAGGCTGGCACCAAGGCCGATCTGGAAGTGATTCGTGACGGCAAGCGCAAGAATGTCGAATTGACGGTCGGCGCGATTCCGGAAGAAGGCAAGGAGCTGGACGCGCTGCCAAAATCCAGCATCGAGCGCAGCAGCAATCGCCTGGGTGTTTCCGTGGTTGAGCTGACTGACGAGCAGAAGAAAACCTACGACCTCAAGGGTGGTGTGCTGATCAAGGAAGTGCAGGACGGCCCTGCCGCCATGATTGGCCTGCAGCCGGGTGATGTGATCACCCACCTGAACAACCAGGCCATCGGTTCTACCAAGGAGTTCGCGGACATCGCCAAGGCGCTGCCAAAGAACCGCTCGGTGTCGATGCGGGTACTGCGTCAGGGGCGTGCGAGCTTCATCACCTTCAAGCTGGCTGAATAA
- a CDS encoding HDOD domain-containing protein yields MSELAEKVQKDLVEAINNDDLVLPTLPEVALQIRKAAENPEVSVSTLSKVIGRDAALSARLIKVVNSPLLRATQEVTDLHTAITRLGINYSCNLAIGLVMEQIFHARSDVAEQKMRDVWRKSLEIAGVSYALCRRYTRLKPDQAALGGLVHQIGVLPILTYAEDHYELLSDPVSLNHVIDRIHPLIGEKLLRVWEFPDMLVQVPQLYLNFKRQSAQVDYVDLVQVASLYCLQDTDHPLARADSLNVPAYKALGVDFDDKVMCADLEETRTMFY; encoded by the coding sequence ATGAGCGAGCTGGCGGAAAAGGTCCAAAAGGATTTGGTTGAGGCCATCAATAACGATGACCTGGTTCTGCCAACGTTACCGGAAGTGGCCCTGCAGATTCGCAAGGCCGCGGAAAACCCGGAAGTCAGTGTCAGTACCCTGAGCAAAGTGATCGGCCGTGATGCCGCGTTGTCAGCACGCCTGATCAAAGTGGTCAACAGCCCACTGTTGCGTGCGACCCAGGAAGTGACCGATCTGCATACCGCGATCACCCGCCTGGGCATCAACTACAGCTGTAATCTGGCGATCGGCCTGGTCATGGAGCAGATTTTCCATGCCCGCTCCGACGTGGCGGAACAGAAGATGCGCGATGTCTGGCGAAAAAGCCTGGAAATCGCCGGCGTCAGCTACGCCCTGTGCCGCCGCTACACCCGACTCAAGCCTGATCAGGCGGCCCTTGGCGGGCTGGTGCACCAGATCGGCGTGTTGCCGATCCTGACCTACGCCGAAGATCACTATGAGCTGCTGTCCGACCCGGTCAGCCTCAACCATGTGATCGACCGGATTCATCCGCTGATCGGCGAAAAACTGCTCAGAGTCTGGGAATTTCCCGACATGCTGGTGCAAGTGCCGCAGCTGTACCTGAATTTCAAACGCCAGTCTGCGCAGGTCGACTATGTGGATCTGGTGCAGGTGGCCAGCCTGTATTGCCTGCAGGACACCGATCACCCGCTCGCCCGTGCCGATTCGTTGAATGTACCGGCCTACAAGGCACTCGGAGTCGACTTTGATGACAAAGTGATGTGCGCTGACCTGGAAGAAACACGCACGATGTTTTACTGA
- the rpoE gene encoding RNA polymerase sigma factor RpoE, which translates to MLTQEEDQQLVERVQRGDKRAFDLLVLKYQHKILGLIVRFVHDTHEAQDVAQEAFIKAYRALGNFRGDSAFYTWLYRIAINTAKNYLVSRGRRPPDSDVSSEDAEFYDGDHGLKDLESPERALLRDEIEGTVHRTIQQLPEDLRTALTLREFDGLSYEDIASVMQCPVGTVRSRIFRAREAIDKALQPLLQEN; encoded by the coding sequence ATGCTAACCCAGGAAGAGGATCAGCAACTGGTCGAGCGCGTTCAGCGCGGCGACAAGCGTGCTTTCGATCTGCTAGTGCTGAAATACCAGCACAAAATTCTCGGGTTGATCGTGCGTTTCGTGCACGACACCCATGAAGCCCAGGATGTGGCACAAGAAGCCTTTATCAAGGCATACCGTGCACTTGGAAATTTTCGCGGAGACAGCGCGTTTTATACGTGGCTTTACCGTATCGCCATCAACACGGCGAAAAACTATCTGGTTTCACGCGGCCGTCGGCCGCCGGATAGCGATGTCAGTTCCGAGGATGCAGAGTTCTACGATGGCGATCATGGCCTCAAGGATCTCGAGTCGCCAGAGCGGGCTTTGCTGCGGGATGAGATCGAAGGCACCGTCCATCGAACCATTCAGCAACTGCCGGAAGATTTGCGTACGGCTTTAACTTTACGTGAGTTTGATGGTCTGAGTTACGAGGACATTGCGAGTGTCATGCAATGTCCGGTAGGCACCGTGCGCTCCCGGATCTTCCGCGCCCGGGAGGCCATCGACAAAGCCCTGCAGCCGTTGTTGCAGGAAAACTAA
- the nadB gene encoding L-aspartate oxidase, which yields MSQQFQHDVLVIGSGAAGLSLALTLPGHLRIAVLSKGNLANGSTFWAQGGVAAVLDDTDTVESHVDDTLNAGGGLCHEDAVRFTVEHSREAIQWLIDQGVPFTRDEQSSTEDGGFEFHLTREGGHSHRRIIHAADATGAAIFTTLLDQARKRPNIELLEQRVAVDLITEKRLGLEGDRCLGAYVLNRGTGEVDTYGARFVILASGGAAKVYLYTSNPDGACGDGIAMAWRSGCRVANLEFNQFHPTCLYHPQAKSFLVTEALRGEGAHLKLPNGERFMQRFDPRAELAPRDIVARAIDHEMKRLGIDCVYLDISHKPEAFIKTHFPTVYERCLEFSIDITKQPIPVVPAAHYTCGGVMVDQQGRTDVPGLYAIGETSFTGLHGANRMASNSLLECFVYARSAAADILEQLPLIPMPTPLPAWDASQVTDSDEDVIIAHNWDELRRFMWDYVGIVRTNKRLQRAQHRVQLLLDEIDEFYSNYKVSRDLIELRNLAQVAELMILSAMERKESRGLHYTLDYPNLLPVALDTILVPPTYVG from the coding sequence ATGAGCCAACAGTTTCAACACGATGTTCTGGTAATTGGCAGCGGCGCTGCCGGCTTGAGCCTTGCGCTGACCTTGCCCGGTCATTTGCGCATTGCTGTTCTGAGCAAGGGCAACCTCGCCAATGGCTCGACTTTCTGGGCCCAGGGCGGCGTTGCGGCCGTGCTGGACGACACCGACACCGTTGAATCCCATGTCGATGACACACTCAATGCCGGCGGCGGCCTGTGTCATGAGGACGCCGTGCGCTTCACCGTCGAGCACAGCAGGGAAGCGATTCAATGGCTGATCGACCAGGGCGTGCCCTTTACCCGCGATGAACAGTCGAGTACCGAAGATGGCGGGTTCGAATTCCACCTGACCCGCGAGGGCGGTCACAGCCATCGGCGCATCATCCACGCCGCCGATGCCACCGGCGCGGCCATTTTCACCACCCTGCTCGACCAGGCCAGGAAAAGACCGAACATCGAACTGCTGGAACAGCGGGTTGCGGTTGACCTGATCACCGAGAAACGCCTGGGACTCGAAGGTGATCGCTGCCTCGGTGCCTACGTGCTCAATCGCGGCACCGGCGAAGTCGATACCTACGGCGCGCGCTTTGTGATCCTCGCCTCCGGTGGTGCGGCCAAGGTTTACCTGTACACCAGTAACCCTGACGGCGCCTGCGGCGATGGCATTGCCATGGCCTGGCGCTCGGGCTGCCGGGTGGCGAACCTGGAATTCAACCAGTTCCACCCTACTTGCCTGTATCACCCGCAAGCCAAGAGCTTCCTGGTCACCGAAGCCCTGCGAGGCGAAGGTGCCCACCTCAAGTTGCCCAACGGCGAGCGCTTCATGCAGCGCTTCGATCCTCGGGCCGAGTTGGCGCCACGGGATATCGTCGCCCGGGCCATCGACCATGAAATGAAGCGCCTGGGTATCGATTGCGTCTATCTGGACATCAGCCACAAGCCCGAAGCCTTCATCAAGACGCACTTCCCGACGGTGTACGAACGCTGCCTGGAGTTTTCCATCGACATCACCAAACAGCCGATTCCGGTGGTCCCGGCGGCGCACTACACCTGCGGCGGCGTGATGGTCGATCAACAGGGCCGCACCGATGTACCGGGGCTGTACGCCATTGGCGAAACCAGTTTCACCGGTCTGCACGGCGCCAACCGCATGGCCAGCAACTCGCTGCTGGAATGTTTCGTCTATGCCCGCTCGGCGGCAGCGGACATTCTCGAACAGCTGCCCCTGATTCCGATGCCAACTCCCCTTCCCGCCTGGGATGCGAGCCAGGTCACCGATTCCGATGAAGACGTGATCATTGCGCACAACTGGGATGAACTGCGGCGATTCATGTGGGACTACGTTGGCATCGTGCGCACCAACAAGCGTCTGCAACGGGCGCAACACCGCGTGCAACTGTTGCTGGATGAAATCGACGAGTTCTACAGCAACTACAAGGTCAGCCGGGATTTGATCGAGCTGCGCAACCTGGCCCAAGTGGCCGAGCTGATGATTCTCTCAGCCATGGAGCGCAAGGAAAGCCGTGGCCTGCATTACACCCTCGACTACCCGAACCTGTTGCCAGTCGCGCTGGACACTATTCTGGTGCCACCCACCTACGTCGGCTGA
- a CDS encoding folate-binding protein YgfZ: protein MADSAFFCTLSHEGVLAVRGADASKFLQGQLTCNLNYLSDSRASLGARCTQKGRMQSSFRILLEGDGVALAMATELLEPQLADLKKYAVFSKSKLSDESAAWVRFGVDHGDAALVSLGLDLPAETDSVVRNDGLIAIRVSPERAELWVTAGQADAIKGKLSAVLSEGDLNQWLLGQVRAGIGQVMPGTRELFIPQMLNLQAVGGVSFKKGCYTGQEIVARMQYLGKLKRRLYRLQLAASELPEPGTPLFSPTHGSSIGEVVLAARAGQNIELLAVLQAEAADSGDIHLGALEGPSLQLLDLPYELDRDREIQQ, encoded by the coding sequence ATGGCCGACTCTGCTTTTTTCTGCACCCTTTCTCATGAAGGTGTTCTCGCGGTCCGCGGCGCGGACGCCAGCAAATTCCTGCAAGGCCAACTGACCTGCAACCTCAACTACCTGAGCGATTCCCGGGCCAGCCTCGGTGCGCGCTGCACGCAAAAAGGCCGGATGCAATCGAGTTTCCGCATCCTGCTCGAAGGGGACGGCGTGGCCCTGGCCATGGCCACCGAATTGCTAGAACCGCAACTGGCGGACCTGAAAAAATACGCGGTGTTTTCCAAGTCGAAACTGAGCGACGAAAGTGCCGCCTGGGTCCGCTTCGGCGTTGACCATGGCGACGCCGCGCTGGTCAGCCTCGGCCTGGACCTGCCGGCAGAAACCGACAGCGTCGTGCGCAACGATGGGCTGATTGCCATCCGTGTCTCGCCTGAACGTGCCGAACTGTGGGTCACCGCCGGTCAAGCCGACGCGATCAAGGGCAAGCTTTCGGCAGTACTGAGCGAAGGCGATCTGAATCAATGGCTGCTGGGCCAGGTCCGCGCAGGGATCGGCCAGGTCATGCCCGGCACCCGCGAGTTGTTCATCCCGCAGATGCTCAACCTGCAAGCGGTCGGTGGCGTGAGCTTCAAGAAAGGTTGCTACACCGGACAGGAAATCGTCGCGCGGATGCAGTACCTGGGCAAACTCAAGCGCCGTTTGTATCGCCTGCAACTGGCTGCCAGCGAACTGCCTGAACCGGGTACCCCGCTGTTTTCCCCGACCCACGGCAGCTCCATCGGCGAAGTGGTGCTGGCTGCCCGCGCCGGGCAAAACATTGAACTCCTGGCGGTGTTGCAAGCCGAAGCAGCAGACAGTGGGGACATCCACCTGGGCGCGCTCGAAGGGCCGTCCTTGCAGCTGCTCGACCTGCCTTATGAACTGGACCGCGATCGCGAAATCCAGCAATAA
- a CDS encoding MucB/RseB C-terminal domain-containing protein → MRAIPLLSLLLSGWFIVPAQADEAQDWLTRLGQAEQQQSFQGAFVYERNGSFSTHNIWHLVQDGKVRERLIQLDGSAQEVVRIDGQTQCVSGTLIAGLGDSPNSAARALDPQKLKNWYDLAVIGKSRVAGRPAVIVSLKPRDQHRYGFELHLDKETGLPLKSLLLDDKGRLLERFQFTQLDTADVPSEKDLQASNDCKPVNLESDKASAVKSAQVWRSDWLPPGFELTSSTARKDPQTKTQVNSLMYDDGLTRFSVFLEPLNGATVTDTRTQLGPTVAVSRRLATAQGDMMVTVVGEIPVGTAERIALSMRTDAAATKQ, encoded by the coding sequence ATGCGCGCCATACCTCTACTTTCGCTTCTGCTCAGCGGCTGGTTCATCGTTCCAGCCCAAGCCGATGAAGCTCAGGACTGGTTGACCCGCCTGGGCCAGGCAGAGCAGCAGCAAAGCTTTCAGGGTGCTTTCGTCTACGAGCGTAACGGTAGTTTTTCTACCCATAACATCTGGCACCTCGTCCAGGATGGAAAGGTCCGCGAGCGATTGATCCAGCTTGACGGTTCCGCTCAGGAAGTCGTTCGCATTGATGGGCAAACCCAATGCGTCAGCGGCACACTGATAGCAGGGCTTGGGGACTCCCCGAACTCCGCTGCCCGTGCACTCGATCCTCAAAAGCTCAAGAATTGGTATGACCTCGCCGTCATCGGCAAGTCGCGTGTCGCCGGGCGTCCGGCGGTGATCGTATCGCTGAAGCCCCGCGATCAGCACCGCTACGGTTTTGAACTGCATCTGGACAAAGAGACCGGCCTGCCTCTGAAGTCCTTGCTGTTGGACGACAAGGGGCGGTTGTTGGAGCGCTTCCAGTTCACGCAACTGGATACCGCTGACGTTCCTTCCGAAAAAGACCTGCAGGCCAGTAATGATTGCAAGCCAGTCAATCTCGAAAGTGACAAGGCTTCTGCCGTCAAGTCTGCCCAGGTCTGGCGTTCCGACTGGTTGCCGCCTGGCTTCGAGCTGACCAGCAGCACTGCTCGCAAGGATCCGCAGACCAAGACCCAGGTCAATAGCCTGATGTATGACGATGGTCTGACGCGCTTTTCGGTATTCCTTGAGCCGTTGAATGGCGCAACAGTCACCGACACCCGTACTCAGTTGGGGCCGACCGTTGCGGTTTCCCGGCGCCTGGCCACGGCACAGGGTGACATGATGGTCACCGTCGTCGGCGAGATACCGGTCGGTACTGCTGAACGGATAGCGCTTTCGATGCGCACCGACGCCGCTGCAACCAAGCAGTGA
- a CDS encoding response regulator: protein MRVLLVEDHLQLAESVAQALKSTGLTVDVLHDGVAADLALGSEDYAMAILDVGLPRMDGFEVLARLRARGKNLPVLMLTARSDVKDRVHGLNLGADDYLAKPFELTELEARVKALLRRSVLGGERIQRCGVLAYDLETRRFSLGEELLTLTSREQAVLEALIARPGRVMSKEQLASQVFGLDEEASPDAIEIYVHRLRKKLDGQPVAIVTFRGLGYLLESRDA, encoded by the coding sequence GAAAGTGTTGCCCAGGCACTCAAGAGCACCGGTTTGACCGTGGACGTGTTGCACGATGGCGTCGCCGCCGATCTAGCGCTGGGCAGCGAGGACTACGCCATGGCGATCCTCGACGTCGGCTTGCCGCGCATGGATGGTTTCGAAGTGCTGGCGCGCCTGCGGGCGCGGGGCAAGAACCTGCCGGTGTTGATGCTGACCGCCCGCAGCGACGTCAAGGACCGGGTCCACGGCCTGAACCTCGGCGCCGATGACTACCTGGCCAAGCCGTTCGAGCTGACCGAACTCGAAGCCCGGGTCAAAGCCTTGTTGCGCCGCAGCGTGCTGGGCGGTGAGCGCATTCAGCGTTGCGGTGTGCTGGCCTATGACCTGGAAACCCGGCGTTTCAGCCTCGGCGAAGAATTGCTGACCCTGACCTCCCGCGAACAGGCCGTGCTCGAAGCCCTGATCGCGCGCCCCGGTCGGGTGATGAGCAAGGAGCAGCTGGCTTCTCAAGTATTCGGTCTCGACGAAGAAGCCAGCCCCGATGCGATCGAAATCTACGTGCACCGCCTGCGCAAGAAGCTCGACGGCCAGCCGGTCGCCATCGTGACCTTCCGCGGCCTCGGTTATTTGCTGGAAAGCCGTGATGCATAA
- a CDS encoding succinate dehydrogenase assembly factor 2: protein MVEDVELNRLYWHSRRGMLELDVLLVPFVKEVYRHLNEVDRACYVRLLECEDQDMFGWFMERSESEDPELQRMVRMILDRVQPK, encoded by the coding sequence ATGGTCGAAGATGTTGAACTGAACCGCCTCTACTGGCACAGCCGCCGCGGCATGCTTGAGCTTGACGTGTTGCTGGTGCCGTTTGTGAAAGAGGTTTATCGGCACCTCAACGAGGTTGATCGCGCCTGCTACGTCAGGTTGCTCGAATGCGAAGATCAGGACATGTTCGGCTGGTTCATGGAACGCAGCGAATCGGAAGATCCTGAGCTGCAACGCATGGTTCGCATGATCCTGGATCGTGTCCAGCCCAAGTAA
- a CDS encoding sensor histidine kinase: MHKPSSLRWRLLWNLALLLVVLMLASGLSAYWNGREAADTAYDRTLLASARTIAAGVSQRDGTLSADVPYVALDTFAYDSAGRIFYLVNDINQKLISGYENLPAPPPGTPRTDDYPALARFYNAQYRGQNVRVVSLLKPVSEPNMNGMAEIRVAETDEARVSMARSLAADTLLRLGMLAIGALMLVWFAVSAALRPLERLRTAVEERQPDDLRPLPLVEVQRELWPLVRALNHFTERLRGQFEKQAQFIADAAHELRTPLAALKARLELGMRSAEPDTWRSTLETAAQGTDRLTHLANQLLSLARVENGARAIAEGGAQLLDLSQLARELGMAMAPLAHKRGIALALEADEPVWLRGEPTLLNELLSNLVDNALAHTPPGGNVILRVSTPAVLEVEDDGPGIPLEERDRVFERFYRRNQQVAGSGLGLAIVGEICRAHLAQISLHDGEHAGLKVRVSFVAGD, translated from the coding sequence ATGCATAAGCCCAGCAGCCTGCGCTGGCGGTTGCTGTGGAACCTGGCGCTGCTGCTGGTGGTGTTGATGCTGGCCAGTGGTTTGAGCGCCTACTGGAACGGCCGCGAAGCTGCCGATACGGCCTATGACCGGACCCTGCTGGCCTCGGCGCGAACCATCGCCGCCGGCGTCTCCCAGCGCGACGGCACCCTGAGTGCCGACGTGCCCTACGTGGCCCTCGATACTTTTGCCTACGACAGTGCCGGGCGAATTTTCTACCTGGTCAACGACATCAATCAGAAGCTGATTTCCGGTTACGAAAACCTGCCCGCGCCGCCGCCGGGGACGCCGCGCACCGATGACTATCCGGCGCTGGCACGTTTCTACAACGCCCAGTATCGCGGGCAGAACGTGCGCGTGGTGAGCCTGCTCAAACCCGTGAGCGAGCCGAACATGAACGGCATGGCGGAAATTCGCGTGGCGGAAACCGATGAAGCGCGCGTCAGCATGGCCCGCAGTCTGGCGGCGGATACTTTGCTGCGCCTGGGCATGCTGGCAATCGGTGCGTTGATGCTGGTGTGGTTCGCGGTGAGTGCCGCGTTGCGCCCGCTGGAGCGCTTGCGCACGGCGGTGGAAGAGCGCCAGCCGGACGATCTGCGGCCCTTGCCGCTGGTGGAAGTGCAGCGCGAATTGTGGCCGCTGGTGCGCGCACTCAATCACTTTACCGAGCGCTTGCGCGGGCAGTTCGAGAAGCAGGCGCAATTCATCGCCGATGCCGCCCACGAACTGCGCACGCCGCTGGCGGCGCTCAAGGCGCGCCTGGAACTTGGCATGCGCTCGGCCGAGCCCGATACCTGGCGCAGCACGCTGGAAACCGCCGCCCAGGGCACTGATCGCTTGACCCATCTGGCCAATCAGCTGCTTTCCCTGGCACGGGTCGAAAACGGCGCCCGGGCGATTGCCGAGGGTGGCGCGCAGTTACTCGACCTGAGTCAGTTGGCCCGGGAACTGGGCATGGCCATGGCGCCGTTGGCCCACAAGCGTGGTATCGCGCTGGCGCTGGAGGCGGATGAACCGGTCTGGTTGCGGGGCGAGCCGACGTTATTGAACGAACTGCTGAGCAATCTGGTGGATAACGCACTGGCTCACACGCCGCCGGGTGGCAACGTGATTCTGCGGGTCTCGACGCCCGCCGTACTGGAAGTCGAAGATGATGGCCCCGGCATACCGCTTGAAGAGCGGGATCGGGTATTCGAGCGCTTTTACCGACGCAATCAGCAAGTGGCCGGTTCCGGATTGGGGTTGGCGATTGTCGGTGAGATCTGCCGCGCGCATCTGGCGCAGATCAGCCTGCATGATGGTGAGCACGCAGGGTTGAAGGTGCGGGTGAGTTTTGTTGCGGGGGATTGA